A part of Sebastes fasciatus isolate fSebFas1 chromosome 10, fSebFas1.pri, whole genome shotgun sequence genomic DNA contains:
- the cxcl14 gene encoding C-X-C motif chemokine 14: MHRCTAVLLLLVVALYVLSAEAYKCRCTRKGPKIRYKDVQKLEIKPKHPFCQEKMIFVTMENVARFKGQEYCLHPKLQSTKNLVKWFRIWKDKHRVYEA; the protein is encoded by the exons ATGCATCGGTGCACAGCGGTGCTACTGTTGTTAGTGGTGGCCTTATACGTCCTGAGTGCAGAAG CCTACAAGTGCAGGTGCACCAGAAAAGGACCAAAGATCAGATATAAGGATGTGCAGAAGCTGGAGATCAAACCCAAACACCCGTTCTGCCAAGAGAAGATGATCTT TGTGACGATGGAGAACGTGGCTCGGTTCAAAGGTCAGGAGTATTGTCTTCATCCCAAACTTCAGAGCACCAAGAATCTGGTCAAATGGTTCCGCATCTGGAAGGACAAGCACAG GGTGTATGAAGCCTAA